TGATCCTTGACTACCTGCTGCGCATAGTGATTTAATCAGACGAGAAGGCACTCTATGAAGGAAAAAGGAGTGCCTTAACGCTTTAAACAACTAATTAATAAAGGACAACGCGTGACTTTAGTCGAAAGTTTACAGGCAAAGTATCCCAATGCATCAGCATGGTCCATTGGCGACAGCGTCGAGCTGGCAAACGAGCTGGCCGACTTGGTTGTGAAGGGAAAAAAAACGGCATCGTGCGGCTCGTTAGCATCCTATCAGGCGGACAGCGCGTCACCGGCGGTAGGCAGCTACCATATTATTCTCAACGGTCAGCAGGAACCGGTGTGCGTTATTCGCATTACGTCGCTGCGGCTGGTCAAGTTCTGCGATGTCGATGCCACCTTTGCCCGTAAAGAGGGGGAAGGTGACCTGAGCCTTGAATACTGGCGCACGGAGCATCAGCGTTTCTTTACGCAGACAGGGAGCTTCTCAGAAGAGATGGAGCTGGTTGCTGAAGAGTTTGAGGTGGTTGAGGTTGTTTAGCCAGATCTTGTAGGCTGGCCAGGCATCGCGCCGCCCAGCATATCAACCCGCAAATTCCTTGAGATCGTTAAACACCTCATCCCAGAGCGCCGATTCGCTCTCA
Above is a genomic segment from Enterobacter sp. C2 containing:
- a CDS encoding ASCH domain-containing protein, yielding MTLVESLQAKYPNASAWSIGDSVELANELADLVVKGKKTASCGSLASYQADSASPAVGSYHIILNGQQEPVCVIRITSLRLVKFCDVDATFARKEGEGDLSLEYWRTEHQRFFTQTGSFSEEMELVAEEFEVVEVV